Proteins from a single region of Pseudomonadota bacterium:
- the nudC gene encoding NAD(+) diphosphatase, which yields MTERNLAALFAGLPRQDLSAQTGFSGNRLNRHGDRRDDTDFLAMLESKARFIVFDGSALVEGAREPKGLYQEFLSKDADPQTRVFCGEDEIGPVFAYALKPSESTSDVGGLATTPPSQQPLRPFAELFPILDHHLGILAEAASLTGWHVRHRFCAKCGGLTQNEQAGWRRSCTVCGALHFPRTDPVVIVNIIDPQTGDVLLGRQERFPPGMFSCLAGFVEGGETLEDAVRREVLEEVGIPLGHVAYRCSQPWPFPSTLMTGFEAHALARDVVLDEAELAEAHWFSPSELATIARNPREDGLTSIPPNLAIARTLIDDYLLRPA from the coding sequence ATGACGGAACGGAATCTGGCAGCACTCTTTGCTGGTCTGCCTCGTCAAGACCTGTCTGCACAGACTGGTTTTTCCGGCAATCGACTCAATCGACATGGCGACAGACGCGACGATACCGACTTCCTGGCGATGTTGGAGAGCAAGGCGCGCTTCATCGTGTTTGATGGGTCCGCTTTGGTCGAGGGCGCGCGTGAGCCAAAGGGGCTTTACCAGGAGTTTCTGAGCAAGGACGCCGATCCGCAGACCCGGGTGTTTTGTGGCGAGGATGAGATCGGTCCCGTTTTCGCGTATGCACTGAAGCCCTCGGAGTCGACGTCCGATGTTGGTGGGCTGGCGACAACGCCTCCAAGCCAGCAGCCCTTGCGCCCGTTTGCCGAGCTTTTTCCGATCCTCGATCATCATCTCGGCATCCTTGCCGAAGCAGCGTCCCTGACGGGCTGGCATGTGAGACACCGGTTCTGCGCGAAATGCGGCGGCCTGACCCAGAACGAGCAGGCGGGCTGGCGACGCTCCTGTACGGTCTGCGGTGCGCTCCATTTTCCGCGCACCGACCCGGTGGTGATCGTCAACATCATTGACCCGCAAACGGGCGATGTCCTGCTCGGCCGTCAAGAACGATTCCCCCCGGGCATGTTTTCCTGTCTGGCGGGCTTTGTGGAGGGCGGCGAAACCCTTGAAGACGCGGTCAGGCGAGAGGTCCTTGAAGAGGTGGGTATCCCCTTGGGTCACGTCGCTTACCGGTGTTCGCAACCCTGGCCTTTTCCCTCGACCCTAATGACGGGGTTTGAGGCACACGCCTTGGCCCGCGACGTTGTACTCGATGAAGCTGAGCTCGCCGAAGCGCATTGGTTTTCGCCGAGCGAGTTAGCCACCATCGCTCGTAACCCCCGGGAGGATGGGCTGACATCAATACCGCCCAACCTCGCGATCGCGCGGACCCTCATCGACGACTACCTGTTACGGCCCGCGTAA
- a CDS encoding HIT family protein — MTSPFRLDPRLETETILLCETSCGLLLVNRDGRFPWVIYVPTQGDLADLVDLSDADQTAAMADVRSVSLELRSATGCDKLNIASLGNVVRQLHIHIIARFKTDEAWPGPVWGVGEPEPLEDLPRWANDVRTALVDTGWTPL; from the coding sequence ATGACATCGCCTTTTCGTCTCGATCCGCGCCTGGAAACCGAGACCATCCTACTTTGTGAAACGTCCTGTGGCCTGCTGCTTGTCAATCGCGACGGCCGCTTCCCATGGGTGATTTACGTTCCAACGCAAGGCGATCTCGCGGACCTGGTCGACCTTAGCGATGCAGACCAGACCGCGGCCATGGCCGACGTGCGATCGGTTAGTCTTGAACTTCGGTCCGCCACCGGCTGCGACAAGTTGAACATTGCCAGCCTGGGAAATGTGGTGCGCCAACTGCATATCCACATCATCGCGCGGTTCAAGACCGACGAGGCATGGCCGGGACCTGTTTGGGGGGTTGGAGAGCCAGAACCTTTAGAAGACCTGCCCAGATGGGCAAATGACGTCCGCACAGCCCTCGTCGACACCGGTTGGACGCCGTTATGA
- a CDS encoding DNA polymerase III subunit gamma/tau gives MADSLTDGSTDNARVRPEEGGYTVLARKYRPTRFKDLIGQEPIVQTLRNAFDTGRIAQAYILTGVRGVGKTTTARILARGLNFESTDGGGAPTVDLETMGVHCQAIMEGRHIDVIEMDAASHNGVDDIREIIDAARYAPVSARFKVYLLDEVHMLSKAAFNALLKTLEEPPQHVKFIFATTEIGKVPVTILSRCQRFDLRRIEMDAMVGHLEAVVTAEGASAEPAALHLIARSSEGSVRDALSLLDQAIAHTGADADRPVSAAALLRLFNLADQSATLDLFEAVMKGQIDTALGALAAAYARGTDPAGLIGDLAEMIHAATRLKVLPEVPSPSLTPDSLERLRPIAEALSMRVLSRAWQILLKGLDEITRAPKPLIAAEMILVRLAYAADLPTPDDVLRKLSSEITTAGVDAAAGNTGPATTRSSEKREPFHVPPKSNGDGGMLGQSGSLGLVPSPSPMGENPVPVETVAEAAPQPVKIRDLDALIGLAQTNGNVALPPLIRAYVRPVTFGDNAIEIGLADGAPRGFAGDLSAALQAWTGSRWMVSVRSDAQSQTLNEIAQERADAARLDAHQHPAVKAVVDAFPGAQITQVRQLGKQTEAEVEPKSGSVEASDLPIDSDEHDEETPPWTS, from the coding sequence ATGGCCGACAGCCTAACCGATGGCAGCACAGACAACGCACGCGTGCGTCCTGAAGAGGGTGGATACACAGTTCTTGCGCGCAAGTACCGGCCCACGCGTTTCAAGGATTTGATCGGGCAAGAGCCGATCGTTCAAACGCTCCGGAATGCGTTTGACACGGGCCGGATTGCACAAGCTTACATCCTGACCGGGGTTCGCGGGGTCGGCAAAACGACGACGGCCCGCATTCTGGCGCGGGGCCTCAACTTCGAATCGACCGATGGCGGCGGTGCGCCCACGGTCGACCTCGAAACGATGGGAGTCCATTGCCAGGCCATCATGGAAGGCCGCCATATCGACGTCATTGAGATGGATGCCGCCTCTCACAATGGCGTCGACGACATTCGCGAGATCATTGATGCCGCGCGCTATGCACCTGTTTCCGCGCGCTTCAAAGTGTACCTTCTTGATGAGGTGCACATGCTGTCGAAGGCGGCGTTCAACGCTCTTTTGAAGACCTTGGAAGAGCCACCTCAGCACGTGAAATTCATCTTTGCTACGACTGAAATCGGCAAGGTACCGGTCACCATCTTGTCGCGCTGTCAGCGGTTCGATCTGCGTCGGATCGAAATGGACGCGATGGTCGGTCATTTGGAGGCGGTCGTAACAGCCGAGGGAGCATCTGCCGAACCGGCCGCGCTTCACCTTATTGCTCGCTCCTCCGAAGGCTCTGTCAGGGATGCGCTTTCACTCCTGGACCAAGCGATCGCACACACCGGCGCAGACGCGGACAGGCCTGTCAGCGCCGCGGCGCTCTTGCGGCTTTTCAACCTTGCCGATCAGAGTGCGACACTCGATCTGTTTGAAGCCGTCATGAAAGGTCAAATCGATACCGCGCTGGGCGCTCTAGCGGCGGCATATGCCAGGGGAACAGACCCGGCAGGCTTGATCGGAGACCTTGCGGAGATGATCCACGCGGCGACCCGGCTCAAAGTCTTGCCGGAAGTGCCGTCGCCTTCTTTGACGCCCGATAGCCTTGAACGGCTGAGGCCGATAGCTGAAGCCTTGTCGATGCGCGTCCTTTCGCGAGCGTGGCAAATCCTCCTAAAGGGCCTCGATGAGATTACCCGTGCACCCAAGCCGCTTATCGCCGCTGAGATGATCCTTGTTCGCCTTGCTTATGCAGCCGATCTGCCGACGCCCGACGACGTTTTGCGCAAACTCTCAAGTGAGATAACAACGGCGGGCGTAGACGCAGCAGCGGGCAATACCGGTCCAGCGACTACCCGCAGCAGTGAGAAACGCGAACCTTTCCACGTTCCGCCAAAATCTAACGGTGATGGCGGCATGCTGGGGCAATCCGGATCGCTTGGTTTGGTGCCGTCGCCGAGCCCTATGGGCGAGAACCCAGTTCCGGTTGAAACTGTCGCCGAGGCAGCCCCGCAACCGGTCAAGATACGTGACCTTGATGCCCTGATTGGATTGGCTCAGACGAACGGAAACGTTGCGCTACCTCCGCTCATTCGAGCCTATGTACGCCCCGTCACCTTTGGTGACAATGCAATCGAAATTGGGTTGGCTGACGGGGCGCCAAGGGGCTTTGCGGGAGATCTTTCCGCCGCTTTGCAAGCGTGGACAGGGTCACGCTGGATGGTGTCGGTCCGGTCGGATGCGCAATCGCAGACGCTTAACGAGATTGCCCAAGAACGTGCCGACGCCGCGCGGCTCGATGCCCATCAACATCCGGCAGTCAAGGCTGTTGTGGACGCCTTTCCCGGTGCACAGATCACGCAGGTCCGCCAGCTGGGAAAGCAGACAGAGGCGGAGGTTGAGCCCAAGTCTGGCTCCGTAGAGGCATCCGATCTGCCCATAGATTCCGACGAACATGATGAGGAGACCCCGCCATGGACATCATGA
- a CDS encoding HigA family addiction module antitoxin has product MKKSDAIHPGILLLEEFLKPLNISQNRLARDIDVPVSRIAALVAGERAVTADTAMRLAEYFDTKPELWMNLQAAYELQTLRDGDWESIQARIRAYDPTPTRRGRPPSAKVKSARNGGSARSASVDDQSTEGDARAEAEADLASSLPRAVLPATLRSGSK; this is encoded by the coding sequence ATGAAAAAAAGCGATGCGATTCACCCTGGAATTCTGCTGCTTGAGGAGTTTCTCAAGCCTCTGAATATCTCCCAGAACCGGCTTGCACGGGATATCGACGTGCCCGTCAGCCGTATAGCGGCTCTCGTCGCGGGTGAACGCGCCGTCACTGCAGACACTGCGATGCGGCTGGCGGAATATTTCGACACGAAACCAGAGCTTTGGATGAACCTGCAGGCAGCTTACGAGTTGCAGACGCTTCGAGATGGCGACTGGGAGAGTATCCAAGCACGCATTCGGGCCTATGATCCAACGCCGACGCGGCGCGGAAGGCCGCCATCCGCCAAAGTGAAGTCCGCTCGTAACGGCGGGTCCGCGAGATCTGCATCTGTTGACGATCAAAGCACAGAAGGTGACGCTCGTGCGGAGGCCGAGGCGGACCTTGCCAGCTCGCTGCCCCGCGCGGTCTTGCCCGCCACCTTGCGATCAGGCTCGAAGTAA
- the recR gene encoding recombination mediator RecR, with protein MTDHTVGPEIERLIQLLAKLPGLGPRSARRAALHLIKRKDQLLGPLAEAMVTAYDRVVECENCGNIDTTSPCSICTDPKREAAQLVVVEDVSDLWALERANALKGVYHVLGGVLSPLDGVGPEQLSIDKLIDRASQSSVREVVLAINATVEGQTTAFYLTDRLAPCGVTVTRLAHGVPVGGELDYLDEGTLAAAMRARSPLQAQE; from the coding sequence ATGACAGACCACACGGTCGGCCCAGAGATCGAGCGCTTGATCCAACTTCTGGCAAAGCTGCCGGGGTTAGGTCCACGCTCCGCGAGACGGGCGGCGCTCCACCTCATCAAGCGCAAAGATCAGCTGTTGGGGCCGCTGGCTGAAGCCATGGTGACGGCGTATGACCGCGTTGTAGAGTGCGAAAACTGCGGCAATATTGACACAACCAGTCCCTGCAGCATTTGCACGGATCCCAAGCGCGAAGCCGCGCAACTGGTTGTGGTTGAGGATGTCTCAGACTTGTGGGCACTCGAGCGTGCCAACGCGCTGAAGGGGGTTTATCACGTGCTTGGAGGCGTGCTCTCGCCTCTTGATGGCGTCGGGCCGGAGCAATTGTCGATCGATAAGTTGATAGACCGTGCCAGTCAGTCGTCAGTCAGAGAAGTGGTGCTTGCCATCAATGCGACTGTAGAGGGCCAGACGACAGCGTTCTATCTCACCGATCGTTTGGCACCGTGCGGTGTCACCGTGACCCGGCTTGCACATGGGGTTCCTGTTGGGGGAGAGCTCGACTACCTTGACGAGGGTACACTGGCGGCCGCGATGCGTGCCCGTTCACCGCTTCAGGCCCAGGAGTAA
- a CDS encoding ABC transporter ATP-binding protein, translating to MSQPILSVRDLGVAFKSAGETNQVVHGVDFDVHAGETVALVGESGSGKSVSALSVLQLLPYPAASHPTGSIQFDGAELLGADDKTLRGVRGNAISMIFQEPMSSLNPLHSVERQVSEVLKVHQGMRDEAARVRTLELLDRVGIRDAERRLKAYPHELSGGQRQRVMIAMALANKPKLLIADEPTTALDVTVQAQILRLLVELQAEIGMAMLFITHDLGIVRRLAKRVNVMQGGKVVERGAVSDVFHDPQHPYTKMLISTEPSGAPKTNPDPSEIALKADNLKVWFPIKTGLFKRTTGHIKAVDGIDVVIRQGETLGIVGESGSGKTTLGLALLRLTDSQGAIRFRGTDITDFKRKQMMPLRSELQVVFQDPYGSLSPRMSVSDIIEEGLLIHHPTMTDSERDAAVVHALEEVGLDPDTRFRYPHEFSGGQRQRISIARALVLKPRVILLDEPTSALDMSVQAQVVDLLRDIQQKHNLAYLFISHDLKVVQALSHTILVMKDGKVVEAGDRRAIFEKPKQEYTRQLIAAAFDEAMLAAQ from the coding sequence ATGAGCCAGCCTATTTTATCCGTTCGCGATCTTGGTGTCGCCTTCAAATCGGCTGGGGAAACCAATCAGGTTGTACACGGCGTGGACTTCGACGTGCATGCCGGTGAAACGGTCGCGCTCGTCGGGGAATCGGGCTCGGGCAAGTCGGTTTCTGCGTTGTCAGTTTTGCAATTGCTCCCCTATCCGGCAGCCTCGCACCCGACGGGCTCGATACAATTTGACGGCGCTGAACTGTTAGGTGCCGACGATAAGACGCTGCGTGGTGTCCGCGGAAACGCGATCTCGATGATATTTCAGGAGCCGATGTCGTCACTGAACCCGCTACACAGCGTTGAACGGCAAGTCAGTGAAGTCCTGAAGGTTCACCAAGGAATGCGGGATGAGGCAGCCCGAGTTCGCACCTTGGAACTGCTTGATCGTGTAGGTATTCGCGATGCAGAGCGTCGTTTGAAAGCCTATCCGCACGAGTTATCAGGCGGGCAACGCCAGCGTGTGATGATCGCGATGGCCCTCGCCAACAAGCCAAAGCTGCTGATTGCCGATGAACCGACGACGGCTTTGGACGTAACGGTGCAGGCGCAAATTCTTCGCCTGCTGGTTGAGCTGCAAGCCGAAATCGGCATGGCCATGCTTTTCATCACCCATGACTTGGGCATCGTTCGGCGCCTCGCCAAGCGCGTCAATGTCATGCAGGGCGGCAAGGTAGTTGAGCGGGGTGCGGTCTCCGATGTGTTCCACGACCCACAGCATCCCTACACCAAAATGCTGATATCGACCGAACCTTCCGGTGCCCCAAAGACAAATCCTGATCCGTCAGAGATCGCGCTTAAAGCGGACAACCTCAAGGTCTGGTTTCCGATCAAGACTGGACTGTTCAAGCGAACAACTGGGCACATCAAGGCGGTTGATGGGATCGATGTCGTGATCCGCCAAGGCGAAACCTTGGGTATCGTTGGCGAGTCTGGTTCGGGCAAGACCACGCTTGGGCTCGCACTGTTACGCCTGACCGATTCCCAAGGCGCTATCCGCTTCCGCGGAACCGACATCACAGACTTCAAACGTAAGCAGATGATGCCGCTTCGCTCAGAGTTGCAAGTCGTCTTTCAGGACCCTTACGGCTCTCTTTCGCCCCGAATGTCGGTCTCGGACATCATTGAAGAGGGTCTGCTTATCCACCATCCGACCATGACGGACAGCGAACGCGACGCAGCTGTGGTCCATGCACTCGAAGAGGTCGGGCTCGACCCCGATACACGCTTTCGCTACCCGCATGAATTTTCCGGCGGACAACGTCAGCGTATTTCAATTGCGCGCGCGTTGGTTTTAAAGCCGCGGGTTATCTTGCTTGATGAGCCGACTTCAGCACTTGATATGAGCGTTCAGGCACAAGTTGTTGATCTGCTGCGGGATATCCAACAGAAGCATAATCTGGCGTATCTGTTTATCTCGCATGACTTGAAAGTTGTGCAGGCGCTCTCACACACGATCCTCGTTATGAAAGATGGCAAAGTCGTCGAGGCTGGAGACAGACGGGCGATCTTCGAGAAACCGAAACAAGAGTATACCCGCCAGCTGATCGCTGCCGCTTTCGATGAGGCGATGCTCGCCGCACAATGA
- a CDS encoding microcin C ABC transporter permease YejB, with the protein MLAYVVRRILLMIPTIIGIMALSFAVVQFAPGGPIERVIAQLQGTDIDATARFTGGTGDFSGQDQQDFAGGGEEADSGVYRGAQGLDPEFIAELERQFGFDKPPLERFLTMLWNYARFDFGESYFRDVEVIDLIVEKLPVSISLGLWMTLLSYGISIPLGIAKAVRDGSRFDIWTSAVVIVGYAIPGFLFAILLIVLFAGGSFFDLFPLSGLTSENWDQLSWWQKILDYFWHLTLPLIAMAVGAFATTTLLTKNSFLDEIRKQYVTTARAKGLDERTVLYGHVFRNAMLIIIAGFPGAFISAFFTGSLLIETIFSLDGLGLLGFESVFGRDYPVVFGTLYIFSLMGLVVALLSDLVYMWVDPRIDFEARST; encoded by the coding sequence TTGCTTGCCTACGTTGTCCGACGCATCCTTTTGATGATCCCGACAATCATTGGGATCATGGCGCTTTCATTTGCGGTTGTGCAGTTTGCACCAGGAGGGCCGATCGAACGCGTCATCGCGCAACTCCAGGGCACCGATATCGACGCGACAGCGCGCTTCACGGGCGGCACAGGAGATTTCTCGGGCCAGGATCAGCAGGATTTCGCCGGCGGAGGTGAGGAAGCCGACAGCGGCGTCTATCGTGGTGCCCAGGGCCTCGATCCTGAGTTCATAGCCGAGCTTGAGCGCCAATTCGGCTTCGACAAGCCGCCGCTTGAACGCTTCTTGACGATGCTATGGAACTATGCGCGCTTCGACTTCGGAGAAAGCTACTTTCGCGACGTGGAAGTCATTGATCTGATCGTCGAAAAACTTCCAGTTTCCATATCACTGGGCCTTTGGATGACCTTGTTGTCCTACGGGATCTCAATCCCATTGGGGATCGCCAAAGCGGTGCGCGATGGTTCGCGCTTTGATATCTGGACAAGTGCCGTCGTCATTGTTGGCTACGCGATCCCCGGGTTTCTGTTTGCGATCTTGTTGATCGTCCTGTTCGCAGGCGGCTCGTTCTTCGACCTGTTCCCTTTGTCGGGGCTGACGTCGGAGAACTGGGACCAATTGAGTTGGTGGCAGAAAATCCTCGATTACTTCTGGCACTTGACGCTGCCGCTCATTGCGATGGCCGTTGGCGCATTTGCGACAACGACACTGCTGACAAAGAATTCGTTCCTCGATGAAATCCGCAAACAATATGTGACGACGGCGCGGGCCAAGGGGCTTGATGAACGCACCGTGCTTTACGGTCACGTCTTCCGCAATGCGATGCTGATCATCATCGCCGGCTTTCCGGGCGCCTTCATCTCCGCGTTTTTCACCGGATCGCTATTGATCGAGACGATTTTTTCGCTCGACGGGCTTGGACTTCTGGGCTTCGAAAGCGTCTTCGGGCGCGACTATCCGGTCGTATTCGGGACGCTTTACATCTTCTCCTTAATGGGGCTTGTCGTCGCGCTTCTGTCCGACCTTGTCTATATGTGGGTCGATCCGCGCATCGACTTTGAAGCGCGGAGCACCTGA
- the def gene encoding peptide deformylase, producing the protein MALRDILILPDKRLYEISKPVTEITDEIRRLVDDMYETMYEAPGIGLAAIQVGVPLRIVVTDCSPREEDAEPLTLINPEILELSGEPIPYEEGCLSIPDYYEEISRPPNAKVRYMDLEGNSHERDVAGLLSTCIQHEVDHLDGKLFIDYLSAFKRSRVVSKFKKQARLREKLAS; encoded by the coding sequence ATGGCACTTCGAGACATTCTTATTCTGCCCGACAAGCGTCTCTATGAGATTTCCAAACCGGTGACCGAAATCACCGATGAGATCAGGAGACTGGTCGATGATATGTATGAAACGATGTATGAGGCGCCCGGCATCGGGTTGGCGGCTATACAGGTCGGTGTGCCACTGCGTATCGTTGTGACCGATTGTTCTCCGCGTGAGGAAGACGCTGAGCCGCTAACGCTGATCAACCCCGAAATTCTCGAGCTATCGGGCGAACCAATCCCTTATGAGGAAGGCTGCCTTTCCATCCCGGATTATTACGAGGAGATCAGCCGCCCACCGAACGCAAAGGTTCGGTACATGGATCTCGAAGGGAATTCGCACGAACGGGATGTTGCCGGTTTATTGTCGACGTGCATCCAACATGAGGTGGATCACCTCGATGGAAAGCTGTTCATCGATTACCTCTCCGCATTTAAGCGCTCGCGGGTGGTCAGCAAATTCAAAAAACAGGCCCGATTGAGGGAAAAGCTAGCGAGCTAA
- a CDS encoding YbaB/EbfC family nucleoid-associated protein, with protein MDIMKMMKQAKSMQDKMQEMQAELAEQTVEGSSGGGMVTLTMSGKNDLTGLKIDPSLLVADEAEILEDLIIAAHNDAKAKVEAMMAEKTGEMMQGMGLPPGMKLPGM; from the coding sequence ATGGACATCATGAAAATGATGAAACAGGCCAAGTCCATGCAGGATAAGATGCAGGAGATGCAGGCAGAGCTCGCTGAGCAGACCGTTGAGGGCAGCTCGGGCGGCGGCATGGTCACGCTGACGATGAGCGGCAAGAACGATCTGACGGGACTGAAGATCGATCCGTCGCTGCTTGTTGCCGACGAAGCTGAGATCCTGGAAGACCTGATCATCGCAGCGCATAACGATGCAAAAGCTAAGGTCGAAGCGATGATGGCTGAGAAGACCGGCGAGATGATGCAAGGTATGGGCCTGCCGCCGGGTATGAAGCTGCCGGGCATGTGA
- a CDS encoding ABC transporter permease, translating to MDARNPDAPVVIDDPAPASEPIVRQRPRISPLNQRRLNNFKANGRGYWSLWIFLFLFILTLFAELIANERPLLVSYKGELLFPVLVDYPEEKFGGFLAVTRYYDPFIREEIEANGWMIHTPIRYDHTTRSYASNMPYPIAPTWLLDRSEACSKLEDGVDDAYCGYGTYHWLGTDDQGRDVLARLIYGFRLSVLFGLTLTLVSSVIGVSAGAIQGYFGGWTDLLFQRFIEIWTSIPSLYLLLIFSAFFVPGFWTLLFILLLFSWVALVGLVRAEFLRGRNLEYVRAARALGLSDLRIMFRHILPNAMVATITFLPFILSGSITTLTALDFLGLGLQGDAPSLGELLAQGKTNRNAPWLGLTGFMTISIMLSLLIFVGEAVRDAFDPRKVEG from the coding sequence ATGGATGCCCGCAATCCCGATGCACCTGTCGTCATTGACGACCCCGCCCCCGCTAGCGAACCGATCGTAAGGCAAAGGCCACGTATTTCGCCGCTCAACCAACGGCGGTTGAACAATTTCAAAGCGAACGGTCGAGGCTACTGGTCGCTCTGGATCTTCCTTTTTCTCTTCATTTTGACGCTGTTCGCGGAGTTGATTGCAAACGAGCGACCGCTCTTGGTTTCCTATAAGGGGGAACTGCTGTTTCCCGTGCTCGTGGATTATCCGGAGGAAAAGTTCGGCGGGTTCCTGGCGGTCACGCGATATTATGATCCGTTCATCCGAGAGGAGATCGAAGCCAATGGATGGATGATCCATACGCCGATTCGCTACGATCACACCACGCGGTCGTATGCGTCCAACATGCCCTACCCCATTGCGCCCACATGGCTGCTTGACCGATCCGAAGCTTGCTCAAAGCTTGAAGACGGCGTTGATGACGCCTATTGCGGCTATGGCACCTACCATTGGCTGGGCACGGACGATCAAGGACGCGATGTTCTAGCCCGTCTGATTTACGGTTTCCGACTATCGGTTCTTTTCGGGCTCACGCTGACCCTTGTATCGTCCGTCATCGGCGTCTCAGCAGGTGCGATCCAGGGATATTTCGGCGGCTGGACCGACCTCCTGTTCCAACGCTTCATCGAAATCTGGACGTCTATTCCGTCGCTGTATCTTCTGCTGATCTTCTCGGCTTTCTTTGTGCCAGGGTTCTGGACGCTGCTTTTCATTCTTCTCCTGTTCAGTTGGGTTGCTTTGGTCGGGCTTGTACGTGCGGAATTCCTGCGCGGGCGCAACCTCGAATACGTCCGAGCAGCTCGAGCGCTTGGCCTGTCCGACTTGCGGATCATGTTTCGCCATATTTTGCCCAACGCCATGGTTGCGACGATCACGTTCCTACCGTTCATCCTGTCAGGCTCGATCACGACCCTGACCGCGCTTGATTTTCTTGGACTGGGGCTTCAGGGCGACGCGCCGTCGCTCGGCGAGCTCTTGGCGCAGGGTAAAACGAACCGTAATGCGCCTTGGCTTGGTTTGACCGGCTTCATGACCATTTCGATCATGCTGTCGCTGTTGATCTTCGTTGGCGAAGCGGTGCGCGACGCCTTTGATCCAAGAAAAGTCGAGGGGTGA
- the rmuC gene encoding DNA recombination protein RmuC, giving the protein MQIEFDAVLFVLGGLPITLASVGWFALSLVILLALVLFATIVTLRAKARRIEHQAEAEKAVLNEQIKVMSAAQTELTGRVQSMSEMLGHRQAELTRVMSERMERLGHRLGQSLAQQSHNTHETLTTLHERLAAIDTAQKNITELSQGVIELQTVLKDKQTRGAYGQGRMEAIVQDALPRGAYAFQHTLSNGTRPDCVVFLPNGAPSLVVDAKFPLEGWTAMRQATDEAAIAQAAKAFRGDIANHVGDIVSKYFIPGETHETAFMFVPSESIFADLHERFEDVVQKAARQRVVIVSPSLLTLSIQVVQAVLRDARLREQAHLIQDEVGKLVDDIVRLDERVSKLSTHFGQAQRDIEQIQTSTGKIVKRGDRIGNLDVQPEKAAQPVSEAPKKAVPTGKPVRVIASDTKPAVRAVQDTLANRFEDDRDSDPSIAPKLPLSKRRSSAS; this is encoded by the coding sequence TTGCAGATTGAGTTTGACGCTGTTCTGTTCGTTCTTGGTGGCCTGCCAATCACGCTGGCGAGCGTGGGTTGGTTTGCCTTGTCTCTCGTCATTTTGCTTGCGCTGGTCCTGTTCGCCACGATTGTGACACTACGAGCAAAGGCTCGCAGGATCGAGCATCAGGCCGAGGCCGAAAAGGCGGTTTTGAACGAACAGATCAAGGTGATGTCCGCTGCGCAAACGGAACTCACCGGTCGCGTTCAATCCATGTCCGAAATGCTTGGTCACCGGCAGGCGGAGCTGACCCGGGTCATGTCTGAGCGCATGGAGCGGCTGGGTCATCGTCTTGGTCAGTCCCTGGCGCAACAGAGCCACAACACCCACGAAACGCTCACGACACTGCACGAGCGGTTGGCCGCAATCGATACGGCGCAAAAGAACATCACCGAGCTGAGCCAGGGTGTCATCGAGCTGCAGACGGTTCTTAAGGACAAACAGACCCGCGGTGCCTATGGGCAAGGTCGGATGGAAGCCATCGTCCAAGATGCCCTGCCGCGGGGGGCGTACGCCTTCCAGCACACCCTGTCGAATGGGACACGGCCGGACTGTGTGGTTTTTCTACCGAACGGCGCGCCAAGTCTGGTCGTCGATGCGAAGTTCCCTCTGGAGGGTTGGACGGCGATGCGGCAGGCGACCGACGAAGCCGCTATTGCGCAGGCAGCAAAAGCGTTTCGCGGCGACATTGCCAATCATGTGGGAGACATTGTCTCCAAATACTTCATTCCGGGGGAAACGCACGAGACCGCGTTCATGTTTGTACCGTCGGAATCGATCTTTGCCGATTTGCATGAGCGCTTCGAAGATGTCGTCCAGAAAGCTGCGCGTCAGCGCGTTGTTATCGTGTCTCCCTCATTACTGACGCTCTCCATTCAGGTCGTGCAGGCGGTCCTGCGGGATGCGCGCCTGCGTGAACAAGCGCATCTTATTCAGGATGAGGTCGGCAAGCTCGTCGATGACATCGTACGGCTTGATGAGCGCGTCTCAAAACTGTCGACCCACTTTGGTCAGGCTCAGCGCGATATCGAGCAAATCCAGACCTCAACCGGTAAGATCGTGAAACGCGGCGATCGGATCGGCAACCTTGATGTTCAGCCAGAGAAAGCGGCGCAGCCAGTTTCAGAGGCTCCCAAAAAGGCTGTGCCAACGGGCAAACCGGTTCGCGTTATTGCGTCCGATACCAAGCCAGCGGTACGCGCCGTCCAGGATACACTGGCAAACCGTTTTGAAGACGATCGGGATAGCGATCCGTCTATCGCGCCGAAACTGCCCCTATCGAAGCGCCGCAGTTCAGCATCCTGA